GCCATGCCGCGGGTGATGGCCTGGCGGATCCACCAGGTCGCGTACGTGGAGAACTTGAAGCCCTTGGTGTAGTCGAACTTCTCCATCGCGCGGATCAGCCCGAGGTTGCCCTCCTGGATGAGGTCCAGCAGCGGCATGCCGCGCCCGGTGTAGCGCTTGGCCAGCGACACCACGAGGCGCAGGTTCGCCTCCAGCAGGTGGGCGCGGGCCGCCTTGCCCTCCTTGGCGATGATCTTCACGTCGCGCTTCATCGCGCGGGTCATCTTCGCGCCGGTCTTGAGCAGGTGCTCGGCGTACACGCCGGCTTCGATGCGCTTGGAGAGTTCGACCTCTTCCTCGGCGCTGAGCAAGGCCGTCTTGCCGATTCCGTTCAGATACACGCGAACGAGGTCCGCTGAAGGATTGTTGTTGTTCCCGCTGCGGCGCCCGCGATCTCGCTCCCGGGCGTTCTGCTCGTCAGTTCGGACATCGGCACTAGTCATGTGATCCGGCCTTTCATTGCGAAGTCGACGATCTCACAGGGTTCAACGGACGTCCGGCGCGGAATGTTCCCGGGGCCGAGTTCCCCGGCGAACGGTGGTCGCGCCCATTCCGAATACATTTATCGATTTTATCGAGAAAAGTGCTGGTGGGCTGCGTCACAGAGAAAAGATGCCTTTACCGGGAAGCGTTCCGGCCCGTGAAAATATGCCCCATTTCGGGGGAGGTGAGCCGCTTTGCGACGGACCCGCGTGGAACGCCCTCCGCGGCACCCTTTTGTGGCGGCGTCAGCATTCCACGAGCACCGTAAAGGGGCCAGAGTTGACCGACTCGACGTCCATCATCGCGCCGAAGCGTCCCTCGGCGACTTCCAGCCCGCGTTCCCGGAGGCGGTCGACGATCTTCGCGATGACGGGTCCGGCGACGTCCCCGGGCGCGGCGTCGGTCCACGAAGGGCGGCGGCCCTTCCTGGTTGCGCCCATGAGAGTGAATTGGCTGACCACGAGAATTGGCGCGCCGACATCCGACGCGGACTTTTCCCCGTCGAGAATGCGGAGTTCGGCGATTTTGCGCGCCATGGTCTCCCACGCGTCCCCGTCGTCTTCGCGCCCGACGCCGACGAGCGCGAGAATCCCGCCCGTGTCGCCGCCGTCGATTTCCCCGACGACCTCGCCGTCGACCCGCACCGCGGCGCGGGTCACCCGCGTCAGAACCGCCTTCATCGCTTCCGCTCCTCCTTCTTCTTTTTCTTCTTCTCCGAGATCTTCCGCTCGTCCTTACCCGTCGTTCCCATGCCCGTCGTTCCGATCGGAACCGTCGTCCGGTCCGTCGTCCGCACCGTCGCCGATCAACTCCGCCGGCAGCACCAGCCCATGCCGGACGAGGTCCACGATCACCGGGACGAGGGCGTCCTTGACGTCGTCCAGGCCGTCCTCCGGCAGGGCACCGAGCATGGCCATGATGTCGAGGACCGCCGACAACGGCGCGTCCGGCGTCATGGCGGACAGGATCCGCACGATGGCGTCGTCGGTGTCGTGGCTCCACCGGGGGCCGTCGGTGCGCGTCAGGCGCAGGGCGGCGGGGGCGAAGCCCTGTTCCGGATCCTCGCCGGCACCGGCGAGCTCGACGCGTTCGACGGCGACCCCCGGGCGGACCCGGTACCGGGCGCCGAGGATGCCATCGGCGTCGCGGCCCCGCAGCCATGCGGTGCGCAGCAGCCATTCGGCGGCCTCGTCGCGGAAGGGCCCGCCGAGGGGCTGCGGCATGTCCTCGCACGTGATCGACGACGGCCCGTCGATGCGTTGCAGGGTCACGTACCCGAAACCGACGCCGACGACGTCGTTGGCGGCGAAGTGGTCCAGCCACCGCCGCGTCTTCTCGCGGCCCTCGCGGCCCCGCGGATCGATGGACTCGTCGCGCAGCCACGTGCCCACGTAGGCGGCGGGATCCACCACGTCCCGCTGGATGATCCACGCCTCCACGCCCTCCCTGGGAAGCCAGGAGGCCACGCGCGACGCCCAGTCGACGCCGTCGAGGTGGGCCCAGGCGCCGAGCAGGTGGGCGGTGCCGCCGGGTACCAGGTGATCCGGGGCCTCGCGCAGCATCAGTTCGGTCGCGCCGTCGAGATCCAGTCCCGAGTCGCGGTAGACGTGCCCGACTTCGGGGACGCCGACGACGAACGGGGGATTGGCCACGATCCGGTCGAAACGGCGCCCCGCCACCGGGTGGAACCAGGAGCCGTCCAGGACCTCGGCCCGGGCGCCCAATCCCGCGGCGGCGA
This genomic stretch from Corynebacterium hansenii harbors:
- the dtd gene encoding D-aminoacyl-tRNA deacylase; the encoded protein is MKAVLTRVTRAAVRVDGEVVGEIDGGDTGGILALVGVGREDDGDAWETMARKIAELRILDGEKSASDVGAPILVVSQFTLMGATRKGRRPSWTDAAPGDVAGPVIAKIVDRLRERGLEVAEGRFGAMMDVESVNSGPFTVLVEC
- a CDS encoding DUF7782 domain-containing protein; amino-acid sequence: MSTDPITAPPTDEELTGLPALAPHLADALRDLGYGVGGLRRLLGDDGLAALDRGEPEAVARRLHLALDQPGLAAAVAAFVVGDPVDLSPWLGGDLVARCVECGVLRVIDGHHVAAIDVRPVEVAGVERLVFSDRDASMTDHVPGPDHVLGVGRASRSLLDITPMDPVGSVLDLGAGCGVQALGQHGADSITATDVHPRACLYARATLAAAGLGARAEVLDGSWFHPVAGRRFDRIVANPPFVVGVPEVGHVYRDSGLDLDGATELMLREAPDHLVPGGTAHLLGAWAHLDGVDWASRVASWLPREGVEAWIIQRDVVDPAAYVGTWLRDESIDPRGREGREKTRRWLDHFAANDVVGVGFGYVTLQRIDGPSSITCEDMPQPLGGPFRDEAAEWLLRTAWLRGRDADGILGARYRVRPGVAVERVELAGAGEDPEQGFAPAALRLTRTDGPRWSHDTDDAIVRILSAMTPDAPLSAVLDIMAMLGALPEDGLDDVKDALVPVIVDLVRHGLVLPAELIGDGADDGPDDGSDRNDGHGNDG